The following coding sequences lie in one Anas platyrhynchos isolate ZD024472 breed Pekin duck chromosome 15, IASCAAS_PekinDuck_T2T, whole genome shotgun sequence genomic window:
- the LOC101799820 gene encoding hexosaminidase D, producing the protein MACQRSTKLNLLRLAVLLIVALAGIKFLLRDSLTLELHRHIPKDSGFWGDTGDTSQGAGPRSQALELPVAKITAPRQGPGQQGPKDSSGTEMRLVHLDLKGAAPKVSYLEQLFPLLSRLGANGVLIEYEDMFPFKGELEVLRSPYAYSEEDIDWIQQLAELHKLEVVPLVQTFGHVEFILKHEKYQHLREVERFPNSFNPHVPDTLALLKSLLSQVMEKHRRSSWIHIGADEVFHLGEGMDSKSWMSHNRGDVGTMYLKHIKQVLGFIAARYQGLRALMWDDMLRKISTGALRESGIAKQVSPVVWFYAPDFEVEQIGQFLAKYAESGFEAVWFASAFKGTTGPAQAWPPLNHHVRNQLSWLRVMQAMPRFAPLRFQGIVLTGWQRYDHYSVLCELLPVGIPSLAACLQTLVHGGFMEETRRKVLDVLGFQSLQLEQGTCEGRGAFPGVEIYHMVEQVNGHLKESIQKALEEESGIKGWFSPYHRKHQFGNPRNMESFGSKLLKLHEDWESLVRELRAQLESIYFPDTVEEWMEENVNPYLDQLRDLVRDYRAIIRLNARPKAS; encoded by the exons atgGCCTGCCAGCGGAGCACCAAGCTGAACCTGCTGCGCCTCGCCGTGCTGCTCATCGTGGCTTTGGCCGGCATCAAGTTCCTCCTCCGCGACAG cttgACCCTGGAGCTGCACAGGCACATCCCCAAGGACAGCGGCTTCTGGGGGGACACGGGTGACACCAGCCAGGGCGCCGGCCCCCGGAGCCAGGCTCTGGAGCTCCCCGTGGCAAAGATAACGGCCCCGAGGCAGGGCCCTGGGCAGCAGGGCCCCAAGGACAGCAGTGGCACCGAGATGAGGCTGGTGCACCTCGACCTCAAGGGAGCTGCGCCCAAGGTCTCCTACCTGGAGCAG CTCTTCCCACTCCTGTCCCGGCTGGGTGCCAACGGGGTCCTGATCGAGTATGAGGACATGTTCCCCTTCAAGGGCGAGCTAGAAGTCCTCAGGTCTCCGTATGCTTACAG cgAGGAGGACATCGACTGGATCCAGCAGCTGGCGGAGCTCCACAAGCTGGAGGTGGTGCCCCTGGTGCAGACCTTTGGGCACGTGGAG TTCATCCTCAAGCACGAGAAGTACCAGCACCTGCGGGAGGTCGAGCGCTTCCCCAACAGCTTCAACCCCCACGTCCCGGACACGCTGGCGCTGCTCAAGAGCCTCCTGTCGCAGGTGATGGAGAAGCACAGGCGCTCCTCCTGGATCCACATCGGGGCGGACGAG GTCTTCCACCTCGGGGAGGGGATGGACTCCAAGAGCTGGATGAGCCACAACAGAGGGGACGTGGGCACCATGTACCTGAAGCACATCAAGCAGGTGCTGGGCTTCATCGCCGCGCGGTACCAGGGGCTGCGGGCGCTCATGTGGGACGACATGCTGAGGAAGATCAGCACGGGAGCCCTGCGGG AGTCTGGGATAGCAAAGCAGGTCTCGCCTGTGGTGTGGTTCTACGCGCCCGACTTCGAGGTCGAGCAGATTG GGCAGTTCCTGGCCAAATACGCAGAGAGCGGCTTCGAGGCCGTGTGGTTCGCCAGCGCCTTCAAGGGCACCACGGGCCCGGCGCAAGCCTGGCCCCCGCTGAACCACCACGTGAGGAACCAGCTCAGCTGGCTGCGGGTGATGCAGGCCATGCCACGCTTCGCCCCGCTGCGCTTCCAGGGCATCGTCCTCACCGGCTGGCAGAG GTACGACCACTACTCGGTGCTCTGCGAGCTGCTGCCCGTCGGCATCCCCTCCCTGGCTGCGTGCCTGCAGACCCTGGTGCACG GGGGCTTCATGGAGGAGACGCGGAGGAAGGTCCTGGACGTGCTGGGCTTCCAGagcctgcagctggagcagggcacaTG TGAGGGAAGGGGAGCGTTCCCTGGCGTAGAAATCTATCACATGGTGGAGCAGGTAAACGGCCACCTGAAGGAGAGCATCCAGAAAGCCCTGGAGGAAGAGAG CGGCATCAAGGGCTGGTTCAGCCCCTACCATCGGAAGCACCAGTTTGGGAACCCCCGCAACATGGAGAGCTTCGGCAGCAAGCTGCTCAA GCTCCACGAGGACTGGGAGAGCCTGGTCCGTGAGCTGCGTGCCCAGCTGGAGAGCATCTACTTCCCCGACACGGTGGAGGAGTGGATGGAGGAGAACGTCAACCCCTACCTGGACCAGCTGCGGGACCTGGTCCGGGACTACCGGGCCATCATCCGCCTCAACGCCCGCCCCAAGGCATCCtag
- the MLST8 gene encoding target of rapamycin complex subunit LST8 isoform X1 yields MNAAQGTVGSDPVILATAGYDHTVRFWQAHSGICTRTVQHQDSQVNALEITPDRSMIAAAGYQHIRMYDLNSNNPNPVINYDGVSKNITSVGFHEDGRWMYTGGEDCMARIWDLRSRNLQCQRIFQVNAPINCVCLHPNQAELIVGDQSGAIHIWDLKTDHNEQLIPEPEVSVNSVHIDPDASYMAAVNSSGNCYVWNLTGGIGEEVTQLIPKTKIPAHNRYALQCKFSPDSTLLATCSADQTCKIWRTSNFSLMTELSIKSNNPGETSRGWMWDCAFSGDSQYIVTASSDNLARLWCVETGEIKREYSGHQKAVVCLAFNDSVLG; encoded by the exons atGAACGCGGCGCAGGGCACGGTGGGCAGCGACCCGGTCATCCTGGCCACCGCCGGGTACGACCACACCGTGCGCTTCTGGCAGGCGCACAGCGGCATCTGCACGCGCACCGTGCAGCACCAGGACTCC CAGGTGAACGCGCTGGAGATCACGCCTGACCGCAGCATGATCGCAGCCGCAG GCTACCAGCACATCCGCATGTACGACCTCAACTCCAACAACCCCAACCCCGTCATCAACTACGACGGCGTGAGCAAGAACATCACCTCGGTGGGCTTCCACGAGGACGGCCGCTGGATGTACACGGGCGGGGAGGACTGCATGGCGCGCATCTGGGACCTCAG GTCCCGCAACCTCCAGTGCCAGCGGATCTTCCAGGTGAACGCCCCCATTAACTGTGTCTGCCTGCACCCCAACCAG gcCGAGCTGATTGTGGGCGATCAGAGCGGTGCCATTCACATCTGGGACCTGAAAACCGACCACAACGAGCAGCTGATTCCGGAGCCCGAAGTTTCTGTGAACTCGGTGCACATCGACCCCGATGCCAGCTACATGGCAGCTGTCAACAGCTCG GGAAACTGCTACGTGTGGAACCTGACGGGTGGCATCGGGGAGGAGGTGACCCAGCTGATCCCCAAAACCAAGATCCCGGCGCACAACCGCTACGCCCTGCAGTGCAAATTCAGCCCTGACTCCAC GCTCTTGGCTACGTGTTCTGCAGACCAGACGTGTAAGATCTGGAGGACTTCAAACTTCTCTCTGATGACAGAGCTGAGCATTAAGAGCAATAACCCAGGGGAAACCTCTCGTGGCTGGATGTGGGACTGTGCCTTCTCCGGGGACTCCCAGTACATTGTCACAG CCTCCTCTGATAACTTGGCCAGACTTTGGTGCGTGGAGACAGGAGAGATCAAGAGGGAATACAGCGGCCACCAGAAAGCAGTCGTCTGCCTCGCCTTCAACGACAGCGTGTTGGGATAA
- the MLST8 gene encoding target of rapamycin complex subunit LST8 isoform X2, whose translation MIAAAGYQHIRMYDLNSNNPNPVINYDGVSKNITSVGFHEDGRWMYTGGEDCMARIWDLRSRNLQCQRIFQVNAPINCVCLHPNQAELIVGDQSGAIHIWDLKTDHNEQLIPEPEVSVNSVHIDPDASYMAAVNSSGNCYVWNLTGGIGEEVTQLIPKTKIPAHNRYALQCKFSPDSTLLATCSADQTCKIWRTSNFSLMTELSIKSNNPGETSRGWMWDCAFSGDSQYIVTASSDNLARLWCVETGEIKREYSGHQKAVVCLAFNDSVLG comes from the exons ATGATCGCAGCCGCAG GCTACCAGCACATCCGCATGTACGACCTCAACTCCAACAACCCCAACCCCGTCATCAACTACGACGGCGTGAGCAAGAACATCACCTCGGTGGGCTTCCACGAGGACGGCCGCTGGATGTACACGGGCGGGGAGGACTGCATGGCGCGCATCTGGGACCTCAG GTCCCGCAACCTCCAGTGCCAGCGGATCTTCCAGGTGAACGCCCCCATTAACTGTGTCTGCCTGCACCCCAACCAG gcCGAGCTGATTGTGGGCGATCAGAGCGGTGCCATTCACATCTGGGACCTGAAAACCGACCACAACGAGCAGCTGATTCCGGAGCCCGAAGTTTCTGTGAACTCGGTGCACATCGACCCCGATGCCAGCTACATGGCAGCTGTCAACAGCTCG GGAAACTGCTACGTGTGGAACCTGACGGGTGGCATCGGGGAGGAGGTGACCCAGCTGATCCCCAAAACCAAGATCCCGGCGCACAACCGCTACGCCCTGCAGTGCAAATTCAGCCCTGACTCCAC GCTCTTGGCTACGTGTTCTGCAGACCAGACGTGTAAGATCTGGAGGACTTCAAACTTCTCTCTGATGACAGAGCTGAGCATTAAGAGCAATAACCCAGGGGAAACCTCTCGTGGCTGGATGTGGGACTGTGCCTTCTCCGGGGACTCCCAGTACATTGTCACAG CCTCCTCTGATAACTTGGCCAGACTTTGGTGCGTGGAGACAGGAGAGATCAAGAGGGAATACAGCGGCCACCAGAAAGCAGTCGTCTGCCTCGCCTTCAACGACAGCGTGTTGGGATAA
- the BRICD5 gene encoding BRICHOS domain-containing protein 5 isoform X2, translated as MTRAACHCSLFISSRNETYPVLLLGTASREAPHKALNYAPPACLRWLASFSGTFGAQDHAQSACAPEAELQERGPHLKRGWRARAAPAARALRRLAAQFSGPSRTFWIILAVALLLAVVGISAGGILGFSPSSAQAGSQAVRVMLQGEQDPPRNQTALVDASRSTVTYYITSRSNRSAVVLYDSQNGYVCYRPAEQHACYLRRMEPGDRESTQGTLSTAELRGELLLQQNNQTKYYREFLGILAGQQVDPSGLGEAVQALCEQTPIFWVRRAGGPGKQRLIYLCIDICFPSNICVSICFYYLPE; from the exons ATGACAAGGGCAGCCTGCCACTGTTCCCTATTCATTTCATCTCGTAACGAGACTTACCCGGTCCTGCTACTGGGGACTGCCAGCAGGGAGGCCCCGCACAAAGCCCTCAATTATGCTCCACCTGCGTGCCTCCGGTGGCTCGCCAG CTTCTCGGGCACGTTCGGAGCCCAGGACCATGCCCAGTCTGCGTGTGCCCcggaggcagagctgcaggagcgaGGTCCTCATCTGAAGCGAGGATGGAGGGCGAGAGCAGCACCGGCAGCGCGGGCCCTGCG GAGGCTGGCAGCACAATTCTCGGGTCCATCCAGGACGTTCTGGATCATCCTGGCCGTTGCCTTGCTCCTTGCAGTCGTTGGCATCAGCGCTGGGGGGATCCTCGGcttcagccccagctctgcacag GCCGGCTCGCAGGCGGTGCGGGTGATGCTGCAGGGGGAGCAGGACCCGCCGAGGAACCAGACGGCGCTGGTGGACGCGTCCAGGAGCACCGTGACTTACTACATCACCTCGCGGAGTAACCGCAGCGCCGTCGTGCTGTACGACAGCCAGAAC GGCTACGTCTGCTACCGGCCCGCGGAGCAGCACGCCTGCTACCTGCGCAGGATGGAGCCCGGGGACCGTGAGAGCACGCAGGGGACCCTGAGCACGGCTGAGCTGAGG ggcgagctgctgctgcagcagaataACCAGACCAAGTACTACCGCGAGTTCCTGGGCATCCTGGCGGGGCAACAAGTGGACCCCAGCGGGCTGGGGGAGGCCGTCCAAGCCCTGTGCGAGCAGACACCCATCTTCTGGGTGAGGAGAGCAGGGG GTCCGGGGAAGCAGCGGCTGATCTACCTGTGCATTGACATCTGTTTCCCGAGCAACATCTGCGTGTCTATCTGCTTCTATTACCTCCCCGA GTAA
- the BRICD5 gene encoding BRICHOS domain-containing protein 5 isoform X4, translating into MTRAACHCSLFISSRNETYPVLLLGTASREAPHKALNYAPPACLRWLASFSGTFGAQDHAQSACAPEAELQERGPHLKRGWRARAAPAARALRRLAAQFSGPSRTFWIILAVALLLAVVGISAGGILGFSPSSAQGEQDPPRNQTALVDASRSTVTYYITSRSNRSAVVLYDSQNGYVCYRPAEQHACYLRRMEPGDRESTQGTLSTAELRGELLLQQNNQTKYYREFLGILAGQQVDPSGLGEAVQALCEQTPIFWVRRAGGPGKQRLIYLCIDICFPSNICVSICFYYLPE; encoded by the exons ATGACAAGGGCAGCCTGCCACTGTTCCCTATTCATTTCATCTCGTAACGAGACTTACCCGGTCCTGCTACTGGGGACTGCCAGCAGGGAGGCCCCGCACAAAGCCCTCAATTATGCTCCACCTGCGTGCCTCCGGTGGCTCGCCAG CTTCTCGGGCACGTTCGGAGCCCAGGACCATGCCCAGTCTGCGTGTGCCCcggaggcagagctgcaggagcgaGGTCCTCATCTGAAGCGAGGATGGAGGGCGAGAGCAGCACCGGCAGCGCGGGCCCTGCG GAGGCTGGCAGCACAATTCTCGGGTCCATCCAGGACGTTCTGGATCATCCTGGCCGTTGCCTTGCTCCTTGCAGTCGTTGGCATCAGCGCTGGGGGGATCCTCGGcttcagccccagctctgcacag GGGGAGCAGGACCCGCCGAGGAACCAGACGGCGCTGGTGGACGCGTCCAGGAGCACCGTGACTTACTACATCACCTCGCGGAGTAACCGCAGCGCCGTCGTGCTGTACGACAGCCAGAAC GGCTACGTCTGCTACCGGCCCGCGGAGCAGCACGCCTGCTACCTGCGCAGGATGGAGCCCGGGGACCGTGAGAGCACGCAGGGGACCCTGAGCACGGCTGAGCTGAGG ggcgagctgctgctgcagcagaataACCAGACCAAGTACTACCGCGAGTTCCTGGGCATCCTGGCGGGGCAACAAGTGGACCCCAGCGGGCTGGGGGAGGCCGTCCAAGCCCTGTGCGAGCAGACACCCATCTTCTGGGTGAGGAGAGCAGGGG GTCCGGGGAAGCAGCGGCTGATCTACCTGTGCATTGACATCTGTTTCCCGAGCAACATCTGCGTGTCTATCTGCTTCTATTACCTCCCCGAGTAA
- the BRICD5 gene encoding BRICHOS domain-containing protein 5 isoform X3, whose protein sequence is MTRAACHCSLFISSRNETYPVLLLGTASREAPHKALNYAPPACLRWLASFSGTFGAQDHAQSACAPEAELQERGPHLKRGWRARAAPAARALRRLAAQFSGPSRTFWIILAVALLLAVVGISAGGILGFSPSSAQAVRVMLQGEQDPPRNQTALVDASRSTVTYYITSRSNRSAVVLYDSQNGYVCYRPAEQHACYLRRMEPGDRESTQGTLSTAELRGELLLQQNNQTKYYREFLGILAGQQVDPSGLGEAVQALCEQTPIFWVRRAGGPGKQRLIYLCIDICFPSNICVSICFYYLPE, encoded by the exons ATGACAAGGGCAGCCTGCCACTGTTCCCTATTCATTTCATCTCGTAACGAGACTTACCCGGTCCTGCTACTGGGGACTGCCAGCAGGGAGGCCCCGCACAAAGCCCTCAATTATGCTCCACCTGCGTGCCTCCGGTGGCTCGCCAG CTTCTCGGGCACGTTCGGAGCCCAGGACCATGCCCAGTCTGCGTGTGCCCcggaggcagagctgcaggagcgaGGTCCTCATCTGAAGCGAGGATGGAGGGCGAGAGCAGCACCGGCAGCGCGGGCCCTGCG GAGGCTGGCAGCACAATTCTCGGGTCCATCCAGGACGTTCTGGATCATCCTGGCCGTTGCCTTGCTCCTTGCAGTCGTTGGCATCAGCGCTGGGGGGATCCTCGGcttcagccccagctctgcacag GCGGTGCGGGTGATGCTGCAGGGGGAGCAGGACCCGCCGAGGAACCAGACGGCGCTGGTGGACGCGTCCAGGAGCACCGTGACTTACTACATCACCTCGCGGAGTAACCGCAGCGCCGTCGTGCTGTACGACAGCCAGAAC GGCTACGTCTGCTACCGGCCCGCGGAGCAGCACGCCTGCTACCTGCGCAGGATGGAGCCCGGGGACCGTGAGAGCACGCAGGGGACCCTGAGCACGGCTGAGCTGAGG ggcgagctgctgctgcagcagaataACCAGACCAAGTACTACCGCGAGTTCCTGGGCATCCTGGCGGGGCAACAAGTGGACCCCAGCGGGCTGGGGGAGGCCGTCCAAGCCCTGTGCGAGCAGACACCCATCTTCTGGGTGAGGAGAGCAGGGG GTCCGGGGAAGCAGCGGCTGATCTACCTGTGCATTGACATCTGTTTCCCGAGCAACATCTGCGTGTCTATCTGCTTCTATTACCTCCCCGAGTAA
- the BRICD5 gene encoding BRICHOS domain-containing protein 5 isoform X1, with the protein MTRAACHCSLFISSRNETYPVLLLGTASREAPHKALNYAPPACLRWLASFSGTFGAQDHAQSACAPEAELQERGPHLKRGWRARAAPAARALRRLAAQFSGPSRTFWIILAVALLLAVVGISAGGILGFSPSSAQAGSQAVRVMLQGEQDPPRNQTALVDASRSTVTYYITSRSNRSAVVLYDSQNGYVCYRPAEQHACYLRRMEPGDRESTQGTLSTAELRGELLLQQNNQTKYYREFLGILAGQQVDPSGLGEAVQALCEQTPIFWVRRAGGPGKQRLIYLCIDICFPSNICVSICFYYLPE; encoded by the exons ATGACAAGGGCAGCCTGCCACTGTTCCCTATTCATTTCATCTCGTAACGAGACTTACCCGGTCCTGCTACTGGGGACTGCCAGCAGGGAGGCCCCGCACAAAGCCCTCAATTATGCTCCACCTGCGTGCCTCCGGTGGCTCGCCAG CTTCTCGGGCACGTTCGGAGCCCAGGACCATGCCCAGTCTGCGTGTGCCCcggaggcagagctgcaggagcgaGGTCCTCATCTGAAGCGAGGATGGAGGGCGAGAGCAGCACCGGCAGCGCGGGCCCTGCG GAGGCTGGCAGCACAATTCTCGGGTCCATCCAGGACGTTCTGGATCATCCTGGCCGTTGCCTTGCTCCTTGCAGTCGTTGGCATCAGCGCTGGGGGGATCCTCGGcttcagccccagctctgcacag GCCGGCTCGCAGGCGGTGCGGGTGATGCTGCAGGGGGAGCAGGACCCGCCGAGGAACCAGACGGCGCTGGTGGACGCGTCCAGGAGCACCGTGACTTACTACATCACCTCGCGGAGTAACCGCAGCGCCGTCGTGCTGTACGACAGCCAGAAC GGCTACGTCTGCTACCGGCCCGCGGAGCAGCACGCCTGCTACCTGCGCAGGATGGAGCCCGGGGACCGTGAGAGCACGCAGGGGACCCTGAGCACGGCTGAGCTGAGG ggcgagctgctgctgcagcagaataACCAGACCAAGTACTACCGCGAGTTCCTGGGCATCCTGGCGGGGCAACAAGTGGACCCCAGCGGGCTGGGGGAGGCCGTCCAAGCCCTGTGCGAGCAGACACCCATCTTCTGGGTGAGGAGAGCAGGGG GTCCGGGGAAGCAGCGGCTGATCTACCTGTGCATTGACATCTGTTTCCCGAGCAACATCTGCGTGTCTATCTGCTTCTATTACCTCCCCGAGTAA
- the BRICD5 gene encoding BRICHOS domain-containing protein 5 isoform X5: MLHLRASGGSPAACPSFSGTFGAQDHAQSACAPEAELQERGPHLKRGWRARAAPAARALRRLAAQFSGPSRTFWIILAVALLLAVVGISAGGILGFSPSSAQAGSQAVRVMLQGEQDPPRNQTALVDASRSTVTYYITSRSNRSAVVLYDSQNGYVCYRPAEQHACYLRRMEPGDRESTQGTLSTAELRGELLLQQNNQTKYYREFLGILAGQQVDPSGLGEAVQALCEQTPIFWVRRAGGPGKQRLIYLCIDICFPSNICVSICFYYLPE, from the exons ATGCTCCACCTGCGTGCCTCCGGTGGCTCGCCAG CTGCGTGCCCAAGCTTCTCGGGCACGTTCGGAGCCCAGGACCATGCCCAGTCTGCGTGTGCCCcggaggcagagctgcaggagcgaGGTCCTCATCTGAAGCGAGGATGGAGGGCGAGAGCAGCACCGGCAGCGCGGGCCCTGCG GAGGCTGGCAGCACAATTCTCGGGTCCATCCAGGACGTTCTGGATCATCCTGGCCGTTGCCTTGCTCCTTGCAGTCGTTGGCATCAGCGCTGGGGGGATCCTCGGcttcagccccagctctgcacag GCCGGCTCGCAGGCGGTGCGGGTGATGCTGCAGGGGGAGCAGGACCCGCCGAGGAACCAGACGGCGCTGGTGGACGCGTCCAGGAGCACCGTGACTTACTACATCACCTCGCGGAGTAACCGCAGCGCCGTCGTGCTGTACGACAGCCAGAAC GGCTACGTCTGCTACCGGCCCGCGGAGCAGCACGCCTGCTACCTGCGCAGGATGGAGCCCGGGGACCGTGAGAGCACGCAGGGGACCCTGAGCACGGCTGAGCTGAGG ggcgagctgctgctgcagcagaataACCAGACCAAGTACTACCGCGAGTTCCTGGGCATCCTGGCGGGGCAACAAGTGGACCCCAGCGGGCTGGGGGAGGCCGTCCAAGCCCTGTGCGAGCAGACACCCATCTTCTGGGTGAGGAGAGCAGGGG GTCCGGGGAAGCAGCGGCTGATCTACCTGTGCATTGACATCTGTTTCCCGAGCAACATCTGCGTGTCTATCTGCTTCTATTACCTCCCCGAGTAA
- the BRICD5 gene encoding BRICHOS domain-containing protein 5 isoform X6 — protein sequence MEGESSTGSAGPADRRLAAQFSGPSRTFWIILAVALLLAVVGISAGGILGFSPSSAQAGSQAVRVMLQGEQDPPRNQTALVDASRSTVTYYITSRSNRSAVVLYDSQNGYVCYRPAEQHACYLRRMEPGDRESTQGTLSTAELRGELLLQQNNQTKYYREFLGILAGQQVDPSGLGEAVQALCEQTPIFWVRRAGGPGKQRLIYLCIDICFPSNICVSICFYYLPE from the exons ATGGAGGGCGAGAGCAGCACCGGCAGCGCGGGCCCTGCG GACAGGAGGCTGGCAGCACAATTCTCGGGTCCATCCAGGACGTTCTGGATCATCCTGGCCGTTGCCTTGCTCCTTGCAGTCGTTGGCATCAGCGCTGGGGGGATCCTCGGcttcagccccagctctgcacag GCCGGCTCGCAGGCGGTGCGGGTGATGCTGCAGGGGGAGCAGGACCCGCCGAGGAACCAGACGGCGCTGGTGGACGCGTCCAGGAGCACCGTGACTTACTACATCACCTCGCGGAGTAACCGCAGCGCCGTCGTGCTGTACGACAGCCAGAAC GGCTACGTCTGCTACCGGCCCGCGGAGCAGCACGCCTGCTACCTGCGCAGGATGGAGCCCGGGGACCGTGAGAGCACGCAGGGGACCCTGAGCACGGCTGAGCTGAGG ggcgagctgctgctgcagcagaataACCAGACCAAGTACTACCGCGAGTTCCTGGGCATCCTGGCGGGGCAACAAGTGGACCCCAGCGGGCTGGGGGAGGCCGTCCAAGCCCTGTGCGAGCAGACACCCATCTTCTGGGTGAGGAGAGCAGGGG GTCCGGGGAAGCAGCGGCTGATCTACCTGTGCATTGACATCTGTTTCCCGAGCAACATCTGCGTGTCTATCTGCTTCTATTACCTCCCCGAGTAA
- the BRICD5 gene encoding BRICHOS domain-containing protein 5 isoform X7 → MEGESSTGSAGPADRRLAAQFSGPSRTFWIILAVALLLAVVGISAGGILGFSPSSAQAVRVMLQGEQDPPRNQTALVDASRSTVTYYITSRSNRSAVVLYDSQNGYVCYRPAEQHACYLRRMEPGDRESTQGTLSTAELRGELLLQQNNQTKYYREFLGILAGQQVDPSGLGEAVQALCEQTPIFWVRRAGGPGKQRLIYLCIDICFPSNICVSICFYYLPE, encoded by the exons ATGGAGGGCGAGAGCAGCACCGGCAGCGCGGGCCCTGCG GACAGGAGGCTGGCAGCACAATTCTCGGGTCCATCCAGGACGTTCTGGATCATCCTGGCCGTTGCCTTGCTCCTTGCAGTCGTTGGCATCAGCGCTGGGGGGATCCTCGGcttcagccccagctctgcacag GCGGTGCGGGTGATGCTGCAGGGGGAGCAGGACCCGCCGAGGAACCAGACGGCGCTGGTGGACGCGTCCAGGAGCACCGTGACTTACTACATCACCTCGCGGAGTAACCGCAGCGCCGTCGTGCTGTACGACAGCCAGAAC GGCTACGTCTGCTACCGGCCCGCGGAGCAGCACGCCTGCTACCTGCGCAGGATGGAGCCCGGGGACCGTGAGAGCACGCAGGGGACCCTGAGCACGGCTGAGCTGAGG ggcgagctgctgctgcagcagaataACCAGACCAAGTACTACCGCGAGTTCCTGGGCATCCTGGCGGGGCAACAAGTGGACCCCAGCGGGCTGGGGGAGGCCGTCCAAGCCCTGTGCGAGCAGACACCCATCTTCTGGGTGAGGAGAGCAGGGG GTCCGGGGAAGCAGCGGCTGATCTACCTGTGCATTGACATCTGTTTCCCGAGCAACATCTGCGTGTCTATCTGCTTCTATTACCTCCCCGAGTAA
- the PGP gene encoding glycerol-3-phosphate phosphatase has product MAEHQQEPGGRQRRCRRLEGDAARSVLRAADTLLFDCDGVLWRGEAALGGAAEALCRLAAAGKRLCYVTNNSSRTRQAYCDKLRRLGFPPAQPRHVFGSAFCAARFLRQALPPGAAAYVLGGPALAAELREAGVPHLPPGPAALPGPAPADWARAPLEPAVRAVLVGFDEHFSYAKLCQALRYLLQGPDCLLVATNRDHRLPLEGGAAIPGTGCLVKAVETAAEREAFIVGKPNRYMFDCVASEFDIDPARTIMVGDRLDTDILMGNTCGLTTLLTLTGVTTLEEVKGHEESDCPARQSLVPDYYVDSIADILPALQD; this is encoded by the exons ATGGCGGAGCACCAGCAGGAGCCGGGCGGGAGGCAGCGGCGGTGCCGGCGGCTGGAGGGCGACGCGGCGCGCTCCGTGCTGCGGGCGGCGGACACGCTGCTGTTCGACTGCGACGGCGTCCTGTGGCGGGGCGAGGCGGCGCTGGGCGGCGCGGCCGAGGCGCTGTGCCGGCTGGCGGCGGCGGGCAAGCGGCTGTGCTACGTGACCAACAACAGCAGCCGCACGCGCCAGGCCTACTGCGACAAGCTGCGGCGCCTCGGCTTCCCCCCCGCACAGCCCCGCCACGTCTTCGGCTCGGCCTTCTGCGCCGCACGCTTCCTCCGCCAGGCGCtgccgcccggcgccgccgcctACGTGCTGGGTGGCCCCGCGCTGGCCGCCGAGCTGCGGGAGGCCGGGGTGCCCCACctgccgcccggccccgccgccctgcccggccccgcgcccgcaGACTGGGCCCGGGCGCCGCTGGAGCCGGCGGTGCGCGCGGTGCTGGTGGGCTTCGATGAGCATTTCAGCTACGCCAAGCTGTGCCAGGCGCTGCGCTACCTGCTGCAAGGCCCCGACTGCCTGCTCGTCGCCACCAACCGCGACCACCGCCTGCCGCTCGAGGGTGGAGCTGCCATCCCCG GGACCGGCTGCCTGGTGAAGGCGGTGGAGACGGCGGCGGAGCGCGAGGCGTTCATCGTGGGGAAGCCCAACCGCTACATGTTCGACTGCGTGGCCAGCGAGTTCGACATCGACCCCGCGCGCACCATCATGGTGGGAGACCGGCTGGACACGGACATCCTGATGGGCAACACCTGCGGCCTCACCACCCTGCTCACCCTCACCGGGGTCACCACGCTGGAGGAGGTGAAGGGCCACGAGGAGAGCGACTGCCCTGCCAGGCAGAGCCTGGTCCCCGATTACTATGTCGATAGCATAGCCGACATTCTCCCCGCTCTGCAGGATTAA